Part of the Zea mays cultivar B73 chromosome 4, Zm-B73-REFERENCE-NAM-5.0, whole genome shotgun sequence genome is shown below.
cctgggCCAAGTCAAACTTGGAGGCCTggaccgtatatacaggggtctgGCACGGGTCCGGcactctcccatgggggtccggactcactgttgatgccttggagtatatcactttctctggacacgtggctgtcccggacctgcccatgtggtggggtcaggcgctgttgttggcccagagtagtcgcccaagGCTAGGCGAGTCATGGTCTGGTCCCACATACAactcttttaccacgcgactaaagatagccgcgtgggtactgcgtctttatacagtagtaaggggtaccctagtttcagggtaccgacaacacCAAAAACACCATCATGAGAAGATGGAGGAGTAAcggaggtgtgggttagcggcgaacccccagtcggctgcctgtgaaggccttatcttactaTGTTTCATATTCACACTTTGATATATGTTTAAgactgtggatgtctcggacatcatgatgtaaccaAATTAATACCTCTTTACGTTATTATTTGagcatgtgtgatgatgtccaggtatgtaatcgctgtgtacgtgagtttttgatcctggcacgtacatggttcgcattcgggttgccttctaaaaccgagtgtgacagtcCACCATCTCAAATTGCAGTTGCTCGGTGCGGAAGTTGGCGAGGTCCCCGAATATGATGGGCAAAGCGATCTACCCAAGGGGGTAGGCCTGATGGCCTAGGATGACACCATGGAATGGTGCTGAGCAAGGGTGCAGCACTAAGCGTGTGGTACCCAAACCGTCGAAGGTCTCAATGTACATGATGTTAAGACCGCTTCCCCGTCCATCAGTACCTTGGTGAGGCGCTTTGAGCTTACGATCAATTCAATGATGAGGGGGTTGGTTCCGGGATGCGAGATCCTATCTAGGTGGTCGCGGCGGCCGAAGATGATCAAGAACTCCGACCATTGTAGGTATCGTAGGACAGTGGGCTCCACTGCTAACACTTCTCATCGAGCCGCCTTGTAGCGGCGCCTGTCCCCGTACGCTTCTCCCCCGCTAAAGATTACGAGGCATTTTTGTCGGCTCCGCCGACTTTGTTGGTTTTGGGGAAGTCCTTAGTGGGGGTCTCCTGCTCCACCGGCTTTGTCGACTCTTCCTGCTTTGCCTTTTTGGCCGGCGGCTTGGAGATGAAGCACTTTAGGAGTTCGCACTCCCAGAGTTTGTGGCAAAAAGGGAAGTCATGATTCTAACACGGTgaatccatcaacttctggaagtGGTCGTTGCTGTTCTTTGTCGGTGGCCTAGGCAATCGCCACAGTAACGACCTCTCCCTCTTTGGCGCGCGTGTGGTGGTGGTTCCTCCAGCACCTATCGAGGTGCTCTCGTCGATCCCTCCTCTCGCCGCTGGGCTCGCCAACATCGCATGGGTTTTTTTCCTTGTGGAAAATTGCCTCTACCGTGTCTTCCTTGTCAGCGAAACTTGGTCGCTATGTTGAGGAGGTCGGTGTCCGTCTTTAGTCGCCCTCGTTCGAGCTCATGGACTAGGGCCTCGTTGGTGGTGCTATAGGTGAAGGCACTCACCACATCAGCGTCGGTGGCGTCTGGGAGTTCGTTCCTTTTCTGTGAGAACCTCCGGATATAGTCCTAGAGGCTCTCACCGCTCTTTTGGGTACACCTCTTGAGGGCCCAGGAGCTTCTAGGGCACTTGTAGGTGCCTTGAAAGTTTCCGTCGAAGGCCCTTTGGAGGTTGGCCCAGTCATGTATGGTGCTGGCCGGTAGATGCTCAAGCCAGGCCCTCGCTCCTTCCGCAAGGTGGACATGGAGGAACTAGATGACCAGGTGGTCATCCTTGATCCCCACCATGCGACACGTGAGGCGGTAGTCCTCTAGCCACATGTCAGGGTTCATGGAACCATCGTATTTGAAAATGTTGGCTGGCACACGTACCTTTGTGGGGAACTACGCCTTTCTGATCTCGTGCCCAAAGGCACGCGATCCCGGCCTAGGTGGGATGGGGCTATGCGTGTGCCTTCTTTTCTCACAGTAGCTCGTCTTCTTCTTGTTCCCGACGCCTGTTGTCGAGGATGTGTCGGGCGTCGTGAATGCCACCAATGCGGTGCTTTATATGGACGCACGTCGGAGTAGATTGGGAGGTCTGTGCCCCCTTGCTTCAGGACGAGGCCGTGTGTGTGTCACGGCTCTCCATGCCGGTGTGTTGCCACCGATCAACCTCAACTTGTTATACCACAACCCTCTACAACAAGTTGCATAGGTTCTAGTACATCGCCTTCGCCTCGGGCTCATCCAGTTTGGGGATCAATCGGAGAATCATGGCCACTGCAACCATGTTTTGACCGGGGTTGAGGAAGTACTGCGCACCATCGCTACTTTCAGTGACCTGATCGCAAATCTTCCTCGCCCCGTCCTTTCGGCTCTGAGGTGTATTTTCTCAATGTTGTCATAAACCCGATCGAGCCTCTTGACGAGTGAGTCGAGCTCCTCCTCCTACTGTTGGAGGGCAGCCTCGTGGGTGAGTATGCGTGCTTGACGCTGGTGCTGGTATTCTTCTTCTTGGTTGTGAGCTTTCAAGTCTCCCCCTCCATTGTCGGCTCATGGTGCGTGGCCACGAAATAGGCCCTTTCTTACGCCTCATCGGAGTCCAAGCTAGGCTCCGTCGAGGCACTGCTTGAGTCGTCCTCGAGGAGGTCGAGGATGGATGTAGGTTGGCGACCGAGGACGACCACCATGGCTAATGGTGGGATTACTTCCGCCCATTGCTTAACGACAACGACAGATTTGTTGAGGCACCGTTTGAGCTAAGGCGTTGTTTCTCTGCCTTGGTCCTGGTGGAATGCCTGGCCCGGGCCTATGGCTAACGAGGCGAAGtttgccggtctcctcgccgaggAAGTCGAGGGAGACGAAGGTGATCCGACTCCCGAGAGCGAAATCCTCGCCCTTGGCGAATGTCGAATAGCTGGCCATCAAAGTGAAAAAGTCACTTTAGCACGCTTGCGATCTCCTACCTGGTGCGCTAATCGTCGTGGTTTCGGAAATTAGGAGGACAATAGATTTGTGTTCGGTGGGGGATGCAAGCGCGGACTCACTTTAAATGGTGGATCACGAGGATCCAAGCTGGGACACAGGGGTTATACTGGTTTAGGCCGAGGCCCTAGTCCAGTGTAGTGCTGATTGTTGTATTGCTCATAAGTGTGTTACAACAAGTGTGTTTGTGTCTAGAAGGAAGATTGTCccgcccttttatagctcaagggtggACTTCATAGTTGGGACTTGTATTCTACTCGGGGGTCTTCGGCTTGTTGCCCCTAGGCTGCTCTAGCCCTCCCGGCATCGCCTGTGTGGGTGTGCGTTATGTCCTGTCCTCCCTCCATACGGGTCACTGTAGCTTGCTCGGTATCAACGTTGCGGTACCCGACGGGTCCTGCAAAGTGGGCTTACGACAAGGTTTAGGGTTGTGTCCAGTACAACTTAATCTTCTGTCATACCCCTTGCGTCACTATCCAGCACGCGTAGGTATACACCCGATATGTGGTATTGTCTCGTTCTTTTCCGTATTGTAGAGACTTCAATGGTGATGTTTCCATGACTAGAGTTGACTGACCCCGCAAGTTAGTGAGGGTATATCGTGGGCGCACGCGGGGGTGTTCCATCATGTCTGTCAGAGACCGTTTGGTACTGTATGTACGATCTAGACGTTGTTTGATGATATTGCATCTTGTCTCGGCCATCATGGGCCAAAAGCGTCGTCCCGGGTTCCTTCCTTGCGGGTCCGCTTGGCAGGGACTTGGTCATTCGCCCCGGCTCACAGACTTGTTCGGCGGGGGTTTGGTCGTTCATCCCGTCTCGTAGGTTTGCTCAGTGAGGACTTGGTCGTTCGTCCCGCCTCACGGGCTTGCTCGACGGGGACTTGGCCGTTCGCCCCGCCTCGCACACTTGCTCGGTTTGCTTGCCCTGGCTCGTAGGTAGACCTGATCATGGGCCACCGGACCCGACCAACCCGACCCGATCCCGCCCCAAAAAACCCGGCCTGATCCGACCCGACCAATGCAATGGGCGGGTACAAGCCATAATTTTTTACCCGTTATAATTCACGGGCCGGGTACGGGGACCCAAAAACCGTCCCAACCCGAAAAAACCCGACCCGACACGTCAAACATGGAGGCACGGGCTAACACGACCCGACACTAGGCACGGGTCGCGGTACGGGCCGTGATAAATGGCCCACGACCCGACCCGACCTGACGTTTGAACATGTCAACTTGTAGGCTTACTCGACGGGGACTTAGTCGTTCGCCCCGCCTCACAGACTTACTCGGCGGGGACTTGATCATTCAGCCTGACTTGGAGACTTGCTCGGCAAATGGGTCAGAGAGAGATTGCATGCCTTACTATGGATACTCCTTTCCTAAGTAATCGACAGTGGGAACTGGCTTAATTACATGAAAAGGCCCACTTAAATCTGACCCAGCACAGGGACTCAACTTGCCGTGTTATTCTCCGAATAGCTGACATTTTCAGCGAAGCGAGGCCCAATAGCATACGAGCCCATCCACCCCGATCCAACCGTCCGGCTGcacaacacatatgaacacatccCAGCCGCCCATTCGACCAGTCTGTCTTCGCTAGGGTTTTTAGCCCGTATAAGAGCCCCTTCCTCACTCCGGAACCCCATTCCCCGCCGCCTCGCGCCCCCGCTCGCTTCACTTCTCTAGGTGCGCACCGATCAGAAGGTGCCTGCCTCCTCCTCGTCGGCGAAAGTATCCCGCTGGTTTCCTTGTTCCTTTGCTCGATGTTTGCTCATCGCCTCATGTTTGCGTGTTTGCTGTTGTTTGTCGGTGGTCGGTGGGTGACGGAGCAGAGATGGCGGTGCCGCTGCTGACGAAGAAGATCGTGAAGAAGCGGGTCAAGCAGTTCAAGAGGCCccacctcgaccgctacaagtgcCTTAAGGTTTGAATCTCCACCCTCTTGTCATCTCTGGAATGGACTGTTCTTCGGAGGTGGATCTGTGTACTTGATAGAAGTCGATGGTTTGTAGAGCAGCGATATTCTTATGTTGCCTTGGCACTGGCTTAACACATGATGTATTGATACAGTATGATTACGTGCCTGGTTTAATCTTGCCTAGATCCGCATCGTTAATGTTTGTAACTGTAATTAGCTACGAGCGCTGGTTTAATCGTACCTAGATGGTTAGATCCAACCGGCTTATTTTGTAACTAGCCCATATATAGTTTTCTTGAATGGCATGCCGATGCTTGGTGACAGCAGATTTGCGTTACCTAGACTGCAAGTGCTTCAAACTGAAGTATTGAACTGCCTCTGTTTGGGTTGAATAAGTGTATTTGAACTCCCACGGACATATATATAGCAGCATAGATAATTACATTGCTTATCCCTTGCCCAATGGAATTTTCTCGCTTGATGTCATGGAATTTTTCGCATGTTTCTATTTTTATGTAGAGAAACATAACAATCATAGGGTTTTTCTGGTGTACATGATGAAATGCCCCCCTTTTGACATAATTTTGGTTCCTTCTGGTTATTCTGGCTCATATACTGTACAGTTAACCATGGTTGCATAAATTGAAATTTTGCGACAGCACATTTATGGAAGAGATATCATTTGAAGTTTTTGATTGCACCAGACAGTTAATGCTGGTTCCTATAGTTTATTGTTTTCAGAGCAGTCCATTTATACAAAAACGATCTTTTTTTGCTTAATACATTATTAGTACTCTTATCTTGTATCAGATCACAGCTTTAATATTTTTATAAACTGTTATCTTGGATAGCATTTTGTTCTGTCTGCTTAGCTTCTAGTTATGTAGCTGTATGACATGGAACTTTGAATACttcctttgatcataagttcgatTGTTTCCATGGCTGGGCTCAATTTTGAAGTTGGGTTTGCATATTATCATACTCTTATACTAACACGAGGTTCTTGTTGATAGAACCCTTTGCATATTGCTTCTTATGCATGGTTAGCCAAATAGAGGAAACACTGATAGATTTTGGTAGAACATTGTGGATTGGATTAGTTGTGGTATCTAGAATTCCCTCATTTTTCAATTTGTTTATTTCTATGTATGCCAATTACTTGCAGACATCTATTGAGCTTGTTTTTCTTATACCATTTCTTTGTATTTATTTCCCTCCATAGAGTAATTCTAAGTTCTGACTTGTTGATTCTTTGTACAGCCAAGCTGGCGCAGGCCAAAGGGTATTGACTCCCGTGTCAGGAGGAAGTTCAAGGGATGCACCTTGATGCCCAACATTGGTTATGGTTCTGACAAGTCGACCAGGCACTACCTCCCCAACAAGTTCAAGAAGTTTGTGGTCCACAACGTTTCTGAGCTGGAGTTGCTCATGATGCACAACAGGTATTGATTCTCATTGCAATTCTGTCTTTTGTCATTAACAATGTCTGCTGGTTGTGATCTGTTTGTGTGTTTGTAATCAGGACAGTTCGTTTTACTGACTTAAACTTCCTTCCCTTGCACATGCAGGACCTACTGCGCTGAAATTGCTCACAACGTGTCCActaagaagcgcaaggagatcgTGGAGCGTGCTGCGCAGCTCGACATTGTGGTCACGAACAAGCTTGCTAGGCTCCGCAGCCAGGAGGACGAGTAGTCTGGTTTCTTGTCTTAACGACGAACTGGATGTTGCCATTCCTTTCTGTAGGAAACTACTTTGCTTGTGTCTTGTTAGTACTGAAAACCAGAGTCACTCCTACCTTTTTGCAATCAGTAGCTACTAAAATGTGGCAGATTCCACTATTTCCTTGCATCTATCTAAATTATATGCGTTACATGGTTTCACCTGCCATCTTGACATTCGTTGATAATACATAGCGCTCATTAGGCCAAGCTCTGCCGTTCCCCAGAGTTCCCGAGAGTTTATCCAATAGAGTAATTCTAAAAGATTAGGAGAAATGAATCTATCTTACTAAAACTGTTTGGTAAATAGTTCGTGAAGTGATTTCTAACTGGTTTTAGGGGGGAGCAGCGAGAAGTATGGTAAATAGTTCGTGAACTGATTTCTGACTGGTTTTAGGGGGGAGCAGCGAGAAGTTGGTGTTTTGGCTCACTCTTTAGTACAAAAATAAAGACTAGATTTACTCTGTTC
Proteins encoded:
- the LOC109946017 gene encoding 60S ribosomal protein L32-1 isoform X1; the encoded protein is MAVPLLTKKIVKKRVKQFKRPHLDRYKCLKPSWRRPKGIDSRVRRKFKGCTLMPNIGYGSDKSTRHYLPNKFKKFVVHNVSELELLMMHNRTYCAEIAHNVSTKKRKEIVERAAQLDIVVTNKLARLRSQEDE